The Planctomycetaceae bacterium genome segment CGTATTAACGTCTTCAACGGATGATTTTGGCCAGATGCCCGTTATTTCTGTCAAGTCCGCCGGATTACGCTGTTCATATTCCTGGCCACAGGAACTATCCAGCCATTGGCCATTGATAAAATTTTTGTTTCCCATTTTTACTCCAGCATTAAGTTAATAACCAAGTGTTACGCCGCCATCAATATCGAATCTTGCACCAGTTATAAACAACGCTTCGTCGCTGGCAAGAAAGGCTGCTAAATAGCCACACTCCTCTATCGTCCCTATCCTTCCCAGCGGGTGCTGTGCATAAATATATTTTCTGGCTTCAGAAGGATTCTTTTGCTGACTGAACCAGTCTTCCACAAGCGGCGTTGCAATCCAGCCCGGACAAATTACGTTGACGCGAATACCATCCGACGCAAAATCTATGGCCATATTTTTGGTCATTGCTATTTGTCCGCCCTTTGTAGCTGAATAGGCCGCTGCGTTCGGCTGGCCGACTACCCCTACCATACTGCTTATATTGATGATATTACCTTTAGTTTTGCGAAGATGAGGTATGCCATACTTAGAGCAAAGAAAAGTACTTCTTAGATTTGTATTTTGGATAAACTCCCATTCATCTTCAGATGTTTCCTCGGCGTTTTTTGACAAGTGATATCCCGCATTATTGACCAAAATGTCAAGCCTTCCATAGACTTCTATTGTTTTTTTTATCAAATTTTGAATGTCTGCACTTTTTGTTACATCTGTCTTTATGAAAGTAGCATTACCTTTTTTGGCTCCGAGCTCATTGACCATTTTTCTTCCCTCGTCTTCATGCCGACATGTTATTACAACTTTTGCTCCCTCTTTTGAAAAAATCCTCGCAATTCCTTCGCCAATCCCTTTGCTTGAACCAGTAATTATCGCAACTTTGTCTTTCAATCTCATAGTATTATTCCTCCTTTTTATAGTTCTGTAATCCGCACTCTTGGCGAACAATCTTTATGACGATATTTAAATCCATAAATACGGGCAGCGTTACCTCCAAGAAAAGCTTTTTTTTCGTTTTTATTCATAAAGTCGCAGCCTTTCACAGCCAGTTCGAGGCTCTGGCGATACGTAAAATCCACCATAGTCCGCGGATAGTCTGAACCCCACAGTAGTTTTTGCGCACCTACCGCTTTCGTAGCCTGTCTGATTTTTGATTGCGCCTGTTTGAATGGTGGTCCTTCCTGCCGAAAAAGCCAGATAATGCCGCCGCACTCGATATATACATTCTCAAATTCTGCCAATCTAATCTGGGACATCCAGTCGCCATGACCTGCCATACCGAAATGTCCTATGGCGATTTTGAGTTTCTTAAAATTCCTGACAATATTTTTCATTTGTCCGACTTGCACATCGCCCGGCATCAAATCAATTGAAAGCACCATTCCTTCAGCTTCCATTTGTTCCCAAACATACATTAAATCTGGGATATCAAGCCTAACGCCCAGTTGCGGCAAAAACATCGCCGGACATTTGATACCCCTGAACCCCTTTTTATGCACAAAAGCAAATTCATTTCTTAATCTTTTGGGTTCTCTAAAGTCGATAAGTCCATGTACGAAAAACCGACCAGGATATTTTTCTTGTGCCTTGAGCAGACACTCATTTTGATTGCCATCCAGATACTCCTGGGTTACTACCGCGGCATCAACACCGGCATCGTCGAAAGCCGCTATTGCCAATTCAGCGGAACTGCGGCAGTCTTTAAACCAACTTGGCATCCCCTGATATTCTTTTGAGCCTATTCGTATCACGCCGTTTGCAACCGGCGATACTCTCTGAATCCCCAGTCTGCCGGCAACTTTATTCCAAAGATGTATGTGCGCATCAATAACCATTTTCCACCTTTCGACCTTAGTCCATAATAAATCCGCCATTAACATCTATAATTTCGCCGGTTATGTAGTTTGTAACGTCTGAAACCAAAAATAGAACTGCGTTGGCCACATCTCCGGGAACTCCGATTCTGCCCAGCGGTATCATATCGTTGTATTTATCAATCTTTTCCTGAGAGATGCTTGCCGTCATTTCCGTATTGATTACACCAGGACATACCGCATTGACATTTATGCCGAAAGATGCCGCGTTTAACGCTATCGATTTGGTCAGGCAGATAACACCCGCTTTTGAGGCTGAGTAATGCGCACCGACTTGCGCTCCGCCGATTTTACCAGCTGCTGAGGCAATACTGACAATTTTGCCATAGCATTTTTGCTTCATCTGCCCAAGAACCGCCTGGGACAGCATAAACACGCTTTTAAGATTCACCGCCAGAACCTGATCCCATTCCTGTTCGGTTATTTTCCCAAACTCCGTCCGTGGACAAATACCCGCATTGTTGACAAGTATATCTATTTTGCCGAAGCGGTTTACTATAGCATTTACTAATTGAAAAACCTGGGCTTGTTTGGAGACATCGATCTTATAATCATACAGTCTTTCATTGTCCATTAAGGCAACAATTGCGGCCTTTTCAAAATTAATGTCTGTCCGCACAACAATTGCACCCTCTTCGTGCAATGATGCTGCGATAGACTTTCCCAATCCCTGAGCTGCACCTGTAACTAACGCCACTTTATTTTTTAATAATAAATCCATCAGCTTTGTCCGTCTTCGCCTGAAATTCATTTATAATTTCGTTCTTTGTTTTCTCGATATGCTCTCGCATAAGCCGTTCGGCCTCGCCGCCGTCTCGATTCATTAATGCCTTTACAATCTTAATATGATACACTGTGGCAGATTTGGAACGCGTTGCCGATCGGTAACCTGCGGTTCTGAACACCTGCACAAGATTGCCAAGGTTTATGAGCATTTCCTGCAACTTTACATTATTACAGCTTTCAATAACTATTTGATGCAGACTTGTATCAGCTTTTAGCAGCTTTCGTACATCATTACTTTTAAATTCATTGGTTAAATGCTCTAAAACATCGTGATTGATGTTGCCCGTGGCAAGCTTTGCCGCCAACCCCTCCAATGCCATGCGAATATCATAGACTTCAATCAAATCCTTTAGCTGAAAGTCTTGCACTGATGCGCCGCGTCGCGGCTCAACTCTTACAAAACCGTCTTTGGCTAAAGCATTTATGGCATCACGAAGCGGTGTACGGCTTACCCCCAAGTCACAACCAAGCTGTTCTTCCAACAGCCGTTCGCCAGGTTTGAGCTTGTGGTCAATTATCCGCTTGAGCAGTGTTTCATATATCTGGTCGCTTATTTTCGGAAAAGTCATAAAGGTGTTCCATAACTTATTGTATTTTGTATACAATATACAATAAAAGCAACTTGTCAATGATATTTTTAGGGGGATTAAAAAAAGTTCGAAGAATGTCATGATCAGGTTTTTGAGCCAGACGGGTTGGATTTCAACTGGTGATCCTCGCAATGTTTGAAAAAAATCCTATCTTGAAATAACTCGTTTTTCAACTTCTTTATTTGACATTATCTTCTGTTAACAATTCGCTGCAAACTACAACTGGTTTTAAAACTGTCTCAACAAGATTAATTTTTGCACAGGACTGTCTAAATTGATTCTATCTCCTTTGCAATTACCTGAACATCGTCTCGCTCTCTTGCCTGCTCAAATCTTGTATCTATAAACAGCGGATGAATCTTCTGGAGTGGAGTAGCTTTTATTACATGCGTTCCTCGCCATTCAAAGGTAAATTCGCTGGACGCAACGCGCTCAGTCGTACTGTAGATCTTACATGGATAAACAATTTCCACTTTATCGCATGGAACAAGTTTCCCCAGGGAAATGTAACCATTATTCGGTTCCACCTTATACAGTTTTTTGTTAATTTTGACTATCATCTCCCGCGGTTTTATGAATTCAGGAATTCGCACAAGAAGCTTACGCGGTTTTGAGATGTGAAAGGACAAAAAGCACTCTTCCTGGTTCACGGCTACGGCGATATCCGCGCATTGATGCCTGCGATTGATATGAAGATTGACCTTTAAAGTTGTATCATCATCCGTAACAGCATATCGCCATACATCGTACAAGCCTCTGGCACCAGCAGCGTTACAACATTGCTGGTTTGAATTGGAAAACATTGAATCATCAGACATGGCGGTAACAGCACCCCATCCAGCATAGCCACCAATGAGAGTACGTTTAAGAATATCACCTTCGCGAACACCTTCCACATTAATCGTTTTCTGGCAATTAAAGCCAAGTACATGCTGCGAGCGAGGTACAAAAGTCGTCTGATCAAACCAATCAGAATCCGTTATCTGATGAACGAGCAGATGGTTATTGGCCCATCTTTCGATATGATTCCAATACTGCGGATCTACATGTCGAGCCAGCAATATAGCTGATTCCAGCATATCGGTTAAACAGCATGTCTCAGAAAGGTTTGAACGGTTGTGCTCCGTGTTATTGATTTGTTCCGGAAACCATCCCGACAGTGTGCCTAAAGTCAGGGCCTTGGCAAAGAGTCTGATGCCAAATTCAATGTCATGCGTATCATTTTTGATAATTCCGCGTAAGATAATAGCTGTCATCAGACGACTGTATGAATGAAAATGTCCGCGATTAAACAGCCCTTCGAGTCCGTCATGGTCGATGATTGCCCATGATATCAAATTAGAGGCAAGTTCCAGCGCCGGTTCAAAACCGGTCAAACGATAAAATCTCATTAAGGGCATTGTGATTGATGTATTAAAAACAGATTTTCTATGATTGGAATCGTCCGGCGGATTTTGCCAACCGTCGCGTATAGTGTAATAATCTCCTGGAAAATCCGCATACTTTTTCAATTCCTGATAGCGTGACATCCCGGCAACGGCGAGAATATTCTGCTGTGCAATATTTCTATAGTTATGCTCGCCGGTATATTGCCATAATGAAGTGAGACCCAATAAAGTCCCCTGCTGCAGCCAGGCCGGCCTGGTATGAGGCACGTCCAATGTCCATGGCTCGGCCGGACACCATGACAGGTTGTCACGCCCAATCAAGCCCAAAAGCGTTGCCCGCATACTTTTATCTTCGACATGATCGATGTGGTCTCCGACCATTGTTCTCAAAAGCGTCAAAGCATCAACCGCACGGCCCAATCCATCGCCATACGACCAAGTGGCTAAAATAGCAGATAAAGGCCTGTCACTAAGGCGGGTATAAAAATAGGGGAGGTGCCCGCGTGCTTTGTCACAATGCTGTGTAAGGCAATTTATGGCTAACTTAGCCCTATCAACTAAATTAGGCAGAGTTATTCTGTCTGTTGGATGCATTATAGCCCCCCAATTAATAAACAAGCTGGAATACAGTCGATACTTTTTCCCGCAATATCCTGTGCCCTGTCGCTCTGACGATACTTAACCAAAGCATAAAGAGCGTGAAAACCTTCGCGAATATGATGCGGACAAAAGGTGCCAAATGTGCCGCCCATTTCTTTACGATTCAACGGCAAACACAATGGGCCGCTATAGGATAAGAACGCAGTATTGGCATGATAATCGATAGCAACAGGATCAATGGCAATTCCCAATACATCTTCCGCATTAAGCAAGGCGTTAAGATGACGGCCTGGTACATGGCTTTCACTACAATGGGGTGAAAAAGCAAAACTGCCATGAGGCCAAACTTCGGAGCCAAAGAAAGGCACATTATTATCATCAGCATTAAACACACTGCACATCGTACTACAGCCAAGCCTTATAGCCTCGGCAATATCGGTCGTATTGGCATTGTTGAGTTTTGCCATGTTGGCACTCCTATTAAAAATTTTATTTATAGGCATTGCAGCGTAACTTAATTGTCATAACCCTATCGCAATACAAATTTAAATACCGTGTCATAAGGGTCAGGATGAATTACAGGCGGATTAAATATTATATCTGCACCACTAAATTCAAATTCAACATCTGTGCCATCACACAGACATTCAATGTATTTTACCTTCGAAGCCAAACCCGGCAAAATCACTCTAAAGGATGGATATTTATCCAAACAGTGCATATATAACACACGGCCTTTTTGGGTGGTAATTGGACGAAACTCTGGACAACCTCCTTGAGGAAATTTGTAGTCGGCAGAACCCGCTCCATAAATAGATTCGCCATTTGTTTCAAGCCAACGGCCAATTTCTGAAAGAGTATCAACAAATTCGTGCTGAATTATGCCATGTGGAGTAGGCCCGACATTAAGAAGCAGATTGCCATTATTGCTTACACATGTGACTATATTTCTAATCAGCTCCTTGACGGGTTTGATCGCGTTATCACCCCGGCAGTAGCCCCAGGAAGAACCAATAGTCTCACATGCCTCCCACATGGGAGCGTTTTCGGCTCTTGCAACATCTTCTGCTGGAATGTATTGTTCGGGCGTACAAAAGTCTCCCGGAATGCCCATGCGATTATTAATTAAGATGTCCGGTTGAAGCTTTCGCATCATTTCGTGTAATTCTTTTGACCGCCATGCGGCAGCAGTTTTGCCATTGGCAGAGTCGGCATATGAAAAATCCGCGCAGTTATCGACATATGAGAAGTCTGCCCAAAAAATATCAATCTTTCCATATCCTGTCATTAATTCATGAATCTGATCCCGGAGAAACCGCTGATAATTCGAGAAGATTCTTCCTTTGTTTAGCTCGGATAGACGCGATTTGGCAGGATGCAGTTTGTCAACGGTAAAATGAGGGTGATGCCAATCCAATAGAGAATAATAAATTCCGACCTTGATTTCATTAGCTCGAAAAGCATCAACAAACATTTTAAGCACATCCCTGCCATAGGGCGTGTTAGTGACTTTGAAGTCAGTATATTTAGTATCCCACAGACAAAAACCATCATGATGTTTGCTTACGAAAACGGCGTATTTGCAGCCAGCCTGCTTTGCAAGTCTTGCCCAAGCCATCGGGTCATATTTAACAGGGTCAAAACGCTGGAAGAGACGCTCATAATGGTCATGGGGAACTTCTTCGAGAGAATAATACCACATATCTCTGCCGGTCAGGGCGTACAAACCCCAGTGAATGAATAATCCGAAACGGCTGTCCTGAAACCATTGCCTACTTGCAGGCGACGCAAAATCCACATTGGAAACATTTTGTTCGTTAAATTCTGTCATAAAACTCCATTCTGCTCATAATATTAGTTAAGAAACATATTCGCAAGCTAGTTCCATAGCAATTTCGCACCATTC includes the following:
- a CDS encoding glucose 1-dehydrogenase, whose product is MRLKDKVAIITGSSKGIGEGIARIFSKEGAKVVITCRHEDEGRKMVNELGAKKGNATFIKTDVTKSADIQNLIKKTIEVYGRLDILVNNAGYHLSKNAEETSEDEWEFIQNTNLRSTFLCSKYGIPHLRKTKGNIINISSMVGVVGQPNAAAYSATKGGQIAMTKNMAIDFASDGIRVNVICPGWIATPLVEDWFSQQKNPSEARKYIYAQHPLGRIGTIEECGYLAAFLASDEALFITGARFDIDGGVTLGY
- a CDS encoding amidohydrolase; this translates as MVIDAHIHLWNKVAGRLGIQRVSPVANGVIRIGSKEYQGMPSWFKDCRSSAELAIAAFDDAGVDAAVVTQEYLDGNQNECLLKAQEKYPGRFFVHGLIDFREPKRLRNEFAFVHKKGFRGIKCPAMFLPQLGVRLDIPDLMYVWEQMEAEGMVLSIDLMPGDVQVGQMKNIVRNFKKLKIAIGHFGMAGHGDWMSQIRLAEFENVYIECGGIIWLFRQEGPPFKQAQSKIRQATKAVGAQKLLWGSDYPRTMVDFTYRQSLELAVKGCDFMNKNEKKAFLGGNAARIYGFKYRHKDCSPRVRITEL
- a CDS encoding SDR family oxidoreductase; this encodes MDLLLKNKVALVTGAAQGLGKSIAASLHEEGAIVVRTDINFEKAAIVALMDNERLYDYKIDVSKQAQVFQLVNAIVNRFGKIDILVNNAGICPRTEFGKITEQEWDQVLAVNLKSVFMLSQAVLGQMKQKCYGKIVSIASAAGKIGGAQVGAHYSASKAGVICLTKSIALNAASFGINVNAVCPGVINTEMTASISQEKIDKYNDMIPLGRIGVPGDVANAVLFLVSDVTNYITGEIIDVNGGFIMD
- a CDS encoding GntR family transcriptional regulator, translating into MTFPKISDQIYETLLKRIIDHKLKPGERLLEEQLGCDLGVSRTPLRDAINALAKDGFVRVEPRRGASVQDFQLKDLIEVYDIRMALEGLAAKLATGNINHDVLEHLTNEFKSNDVRKLLKADTSLHQIVIESCNNVKLQEMLINLGNLVQVFRTAGYRSATRSKSATVYHIKIVKALMNRDGGEAERLMREHIEKTKNEIINEFQAKTDKADGFIIKK
- a CDS encoding glycoside hydrolase family 127 protein, whose translation is MHPTDRITLPNLVDRAKLAINCLTQHCDKARGHLPYFYTRLSDRPLSAILATWSYGDGLGRAVDALTLLRTMVGDHIDHVEDKSMRATLLGLIGRDNLSWCPAEPWTLDVPHTRPAWLQQGTLLGLTSLWQYTGEHNYRNIAQQNILAVAGMSRYQELKKYADFPGDYYTIRDGWQNPPDDSNHRKSVFNTSITMPLMRFYRLTGFEPALELASNLISWAIIDHDGLEGLFNRGHFHSYSRLMTAIILRGIIKNDTHDIEFGIRLFAKALTLGTLSGWFPEQINNTEHNRSNLSETCCLTDMLESAILLARHVDPQYWNHIERWANNHLLVHQITDSDWFDQTTFVPRSQHVLGFNCQKTINVEGVREGDILKRTLIGGYAGWGAVTAMSDDSMFSNSNQQCCNAAGARGLYDVWRYAVTDDDTTLKVNLHINRRHQCADIAVAVNQEECFLSFHISKPRKLLVRIPEFIKPREMIVKINKKLYKVEPNNGYISLGKLVPCDKVEIVYPCKIYSTTERVASSEFTFEWRGTHVIKATPLQKIHPLFIDTRFEQARERDDVQVIAKEIESI
- a CDS encoding alpha-L-fucosidase, producing the protein MTEFNEQNVSNVDFASPASRQWFQDSRFGLFIHWGLYALTGRDMWYYSLEEVPHDHYERLFQRFDPVKYDPMAWARLAKQAGCKYAVFVSKHHDGFCLWDTKYTDFKVTNTPYGRDVLKMFVDAFRANEIKVGIYYSLLDWHHPHFTVDKLHPAKSRLSELNKGRIFSNYQRFLRDQIHELMTGYGKIDIFWADFSYVDNCADFSYADSANGKTAAAWRSKELHEMMRKLQPDILINNRMGIPGDFCTPEQYIPAEDVARAENAPMWEACETIGSSWGYCRGDNAIKPVKELIRNIVTCVSNNGNLLLNVGPTPHGIIQHEFVDTLSEIGRWLETNGESIYGAGSADYKFPQGGCPEFRPITTQKGRVLYMHCLDKYPSFRVILPGLASKVKYIECLCDGTDVEFEFSGADIIFNPPVIHPDPYDTVFKFVLR